The segment CTGTTCATGTCCGATCTCAATACGAAATCATTGGTCTATGGTCAATAGAATGCCGAGTATGGAGTACACAATATGTGGGAGTGGGAGAAGCGTGGCAGGTGGCGATTGGTGAATCAACAAACGGTTTTTTCCACTGCCACCTGGATCTGAAGTGGAGTGCCGTTACTGGGGTATATATCGCTTTTAGTCCGAGAGATTCAGAAAGtaaaagaagagagagatatATGGGGACAGCGACGGCGTCTGCAATGAGCGGCAACCTTTACAGCGTTTTCGTCTACGGAAGCCTACTCGCAGACGACGTCGTTCGTGTTCTTCTCAAACGTGTCCCTCAATCTTCCTCTGCCATCCTCAACAACTAGTTCGTCTTGTCTTTTCTCTTTCcgatttcaatttcatttacttattgttttattaattttaactaattatGGAGTGGATTGCAGTCACAGGTTTAGCATAAAAGGCCGCGTCTATCCAGCTATCGTACCTCTTGAGAATCACAAAGTCACCGGCAGGGTGACCTCTTCAATCTATTCATATTTCTTCGCTTATACAATTCATTAATCAATCATTGAGAAATGATGTTGAAATTCACATTTCAGGTGCTGCTGGGAATCACGGATCCTGAATTAGAAATTTTAGATACATTTGAAGATGTCGAGTACGAAAGGACTCCTGTTGATGTTCGTTTGACGGTAAATAACGATGTTTACACCTTTTTGTGTAATCAAGCCATGAAAGTAGGATGAGGTCCAGCTCTAGCCCTGAGGGGTTTGACTCAACAGGCTCGCGATCTATTCAATTTTACTGATAAAATGACTTCATTTTGCTCACAAGCTGTTCAATTTTACCGATAAAATGACTTCATTTTGCTCAATTTAAAGGTTACCATATCGTTTTCTGTATAATTTAAAGGTGAAAGGATGTTGTTTTGCTGTACTGAACACAAGCAAACCTAGTTTGAGCTTCACCTCTAGTGTCAAACTCGAGTTCTTTTCCTTTGGAAAATGTTGAATTGCAACTCAAGCTTAAGTTCGGCTATCAAATCTACCCTTAATAATGTCTCCTAATTCTCTTCTGAACCATATCAAATATGCAGGACACTCGTGACAACTACTTACAGGCTCAGGCTTATGTCTGGACCAACAGAAATGATCCTAATCTCTATGGAGACTGGAATTTTgaggtattttttttaatttgattttatttttcaatctcAACCCGCTTCAATAACCACTTGAAATCATCAAACTTTGCTTCTTTAAGGAATGGCGAGAACTGCACATGGAAGATTTTGTGAAGATGACAGCTGGTTTTGTTGAAGAACTGGAGCTTCCTGAATCAAAGCCAAGAGTAGCCACGTACGAAAACTACTATAACCAGAATGTTAGTAATCCCAAACTCTCTTGATCCTTTCCTCCTTTCAAGCTCTCCTAAAATAATGCCCCCCATCCATTTAGTCATAGTTTATCTATCTTTTGCCGGAACAGGTTTCTGTTACTTTAGATTTCAATTCAGTTCCTTTATCCTTCGCTTTTCTGATAATGATATTTAGTTATGTTTTTGCCTAGTTTATGCGAATCTCAACCACCCAAAGTTTCTTTGTTCCAGTAATTCCTAATTGAACAAACAAGTAGATAAGGCTGCAATCGCCGAACTAAGTATCACCAAGGTTGAACCCAGTTCAATTGAATTTGTTGCAACAAGTTGTGACTCTAAGCTTGAGCTTAGGAGTTTACGACTTGAACTAGAGTTCGAAATAAGAGCTATTGACTTATGTTCAGTTCGAGAAATTACATTACacctcaatttatatatttatcaattactcaCATATAATATTAGAGATGTAAACAGTATACTATACTAGAATCAAATTACAATCTAAAACCGAACAACAACCATATTATAGTCACTCTACCCAAGCTCTACTCATCAAACCAGAAATCGTTTGCTACCCCAAggtgattttaattttgaattataaataagataaacaatTTAATCACTTAACTATATAAAAACGCCACAATTTTAGAGGCTATCACCTCATTTTATACACTCAAAATACAGACTTAAAAGTAGACAAGTAGGGGATTCACCAATTACAGACATAGAGCTGTTACATTGGCAATGTTAGTATTTCACTAGGGTAATCAAACTTAGTTGCTTGTGTTTTAAACTTACATGGCACTAGGGTAATCAAAATCAGTATATCAACAAACAACCTTAGGTGTGTTGATTAAACTCATTGCATAGGCTTTACACTGAATAAAAATGTGTAAATCAGATTCTCTAACAAAGTGCTCAAATTCAGTTGAGAAATTCTACTGAAAATAGTGTAGTTGAGATTTAACATACAACAGATCATCCTTTGTGTCAAGGCAGGCAACCAGTAAATGAAACTTCTTCTTATTTAGACGTAAAAAGAATGAGAACAGAAATGAATCgtcttattatttattaatttatttaaataaataataatccatAACTACCGAGTAAAATATGGCTCCTGATGACATAACAGTCCTTAAAAAAAATGCCTATCACTTATAACTAGCTAAAAACAATCATTTACTTGGTTTGAGAGAGAGGCGCCGGCGAATTTTCAGATATCCAAACTTTCCAGCACCAGGTGATGAACCCTCAATGACAAGCGGCAAATAGCCTGTTGCTGCTTTGTACCTTTGCTGAATCTGAAATTTTCATATGGCAATTACCttgttaaaaagattttatatataaatatttataaatttcttaatgTGTAGAAACTACTAACAATAATTTACTTGCT is part of the Mangifera indica cultivar Alphonso chromosome 13, CATAS_Mindica_2.1, whole genome shotgun sequence genome and harbors:
- the LOC123194477 gene encoding AIG2-like protein D — encoded protein: MQPPTSSAVHVRSQYEIIGLWSIECRVWSTQYVGVGEAWQVAIGESTNGFFHCHLDLKWSAVTGVYIAFSPRDSESKRRERYMGTATASAMSGNLYSVFVYGSLLADDVVRVLLKRVPQSSSAILNNYHRFSIKGRVYPAIVPLENHKVTGRVLLGITDPELEILDTFEDVEYERTPVDVRLTDTRDNYLQAQAYVWTNRNDPNLYGDWNFEEWRELHMEDFVKMTAGFVEELELPESKPRVATYENYYNQNVSNPKLS